From Deltaproteobacteria bacterium, one genomic window encodes:
- the tsaE gene encoding tRNA (adenosine(37)-N6)-threonylcarbamoyltransferase complex ATPase subunit type 1 TsaE yields MSKKKEVFRTSSPQETMELGRKIGEGLKAGDVIALIGELGAGKTVFTQGLAQGLGVTGYVKSPSFTIVNKYEGRLPVYHLDLYRLGDINEIHELGIEEYFYSDGVTIVEWAEKAIPLLPARYLLIRFFYTGEKTRKIEVTQP; encoded by the coding sequence GTGAGTAAAAAAAAAGAGGTTTTTCGAACATCTTCTCCGCAAGAAACTATGGAGCTTGGCAGGAAGATAGGCGAGGGGCTTAAGGCAGGGGATGTGATAGCTCTTATCGGAGAACTTGGCGCAGGCAAGACCGTATTTACGCAAGGACTGGCGCAGGGATTAGGGGTGACAGGATATGTAAAAAGCCCCTCATTTACCATAGTGAATAAATACGAGGGAAGGCTCCCTGTTTATCATCTTGACCTTTACCGCCTTGGCGATATAAATGAGATACACGAACTTGGTATAGAAGAATATTTCTATAGTGACGGAGTTACCATCGTAGAATGGGCAGAAAAGGCCATTCCGCTTTTACCGGCAAGATATTTGTTGATAAGATTTTTTTATACAGGGGAAAAGACGAGAAAGATAGAAGTAACACAACCATAG
- a CDS encoding type II toxin-antitoxin system prevent-host-death family antitoxin, protein MKTMTARDLKNHTGEVMKAIAKREEVVVTFRGRPAAVILPFEETKKKARMEIRPFEEAWEDIEDALKRTKPAFRSWQEGIQWSRKRM, encoded by the coding sequence ATGAAAACTATGACTGCCAGGGATTTAAAAAATCATACCGGTGAAGTAATGAAGGCTATTGCAAAGAGAGAGGAAGTTGTCGTAACGTTCAGGGGAAGGCCTGCTGCGGTTATACTCCCTTTCGAAGAGACTAAGAAAAAGGCGCGTATGGAAATAAGACCTTTTGAAGAGGCATGGGAAGATATAGAAGATGCTTTAAAAAGGACAAAACCGGCGTTTAGATCATGGCAGGAAGGCATACAATGGTCAAGAAAGCGTATGTAG
- a CDS encoding type II toxin-antitoxin system VapC family toxin translates to MSSLFVDTSSLVKFYYPEPDSDKVEAILLQSGRIYISSLTIVEMASALSKKVRMRELEKEKETVIWNTFLDDLQTGQMEVITVDDRHYFKAADLIREFGGKYGIKTLDSIHLSVAHNLHGAKFLCSDKTLAKVALKMGVKLER, encoded by the coding sequence ATGTCATCTCTATTTGTTGACACCAGCTCTCTGGTTAAATTTTACTATCCTGAACCTGACAGCGACAAAGTAGAGGCTATTTTGCTTCAATCCGGGCGGATATACATCTCCAGCCTGACTATTGTGGAGATGGCCTCCGCCTTATCAAAAAAAGTGAGAATGCGCGAACTTGAAAAAGAGAAGGAAACTGTTATATGGAATACATTTCTTGACGACCTCCAGACAGGACAGATGGAGGTAATTACTGTTGATGACAGGCACTATTTTAAGGCTGCCGACCTGATAAGGGAGTTTGGCGGCAAGTATGGCATTAAGACACTGGATTCTATCCATCTTTCAGTAGCCCACAACCTTCACGGCGCCAAATTCCTCTGCTCGGACAAGACCCTTGCCAAAGTTGCTTTAAAGATGGGCGTGAAATTGGAAAGGTAG
- a CDS encoding type II toxin-antitoxin system prevent-host-death family antitoxin, protein MITAGIKEARQHLTEYLSKVEKGEEIIISKRNEPIAIIKPIKNKARRNLESHKELRALIIAKGRPLSEVVAESRKEEAY, encoded by the coding sequence ATGATTACTGCGGGGATAAAAGAGGCGCGCCAGCATCTTACAGAATACCTTTCAAAAGTAGAAAAGGGGGAAGAAATTATTATCTCTAAAAGGAATGAACCCATTGCTATAATCAAGCCTATAAAGAACAAGGCAAGACGCAATCTGGAGAGCCATAAAGAGTTAAGGGCTTTAATTATTGCAAAGGGGAGGCCATTGTCAGAGGTTGTCGCCGAATCAAGAAAAGAGGAGGCATATTAA
- a CDS encoding sigma factor-like helix-turn-helix DNA-binding protein, which yields MRYEVESQCPNCNEKFTHSYDEGENIAVYLDLINGDVHRLAESYAPFGCFLLLCQVANLKPTVDLAFLWLHEYRVGFGNRIHEVLRTLTPREEQILILRYGLVWPEPKTLQEIGFQKDFHLSRQAVHNIERRAINRLRHPVRFKLLRDLIERIKKYKSMRNQKHRLKSGVVLKFPETAKKQR from the coding sequence ATGCGCTATGAAGTTGAATCACAGTGCCCGAACTGTAATGAGAAATTTACACACTCGTATGACGAAGGGGAAAATATAGCAGTTTATTTGGATCTTATCAATGGCGATGTTCATCGTCTTGCCGAGTCTTACGCACCTTTTGGATGCTTTTTACTTCTATGTCAAGTTGCCAACCTGAAGCCAACAGTAGACCTTGCTTTCCTATGGCTCCACGAATATAGAGTCGGATTTGGCAACAGAATCCACGAGGTTCTCCGTACGTTGACTCCACGAGAGGAACAAATCCTTATTCTACGCTACGGCTTAGTCTGGCCTGAACCAAAAACATTGCAAGAAATTGGGTTCCAAAAGGACTTCCACCTTTCACGACAAGCAGTCCATAATATTGAACGAAGGGCCATTAATAGGCTCAGGCATCCAGTACGGTTTAAGCTTCTTAGGGATTTAATAGAACGCATTAAGAAATACAAAAGTATGCGGAACCAAAAACACAGGTTAAAGAGCGGAGTAGTTCTTAAATTCCCAGAAACTGCAAAAAAGCAACGATGA
- a CDS encoding addiction module protein: MRISNIQEITKLSTPEKILLVEDLWDSIALDESAVPVPQSHMQKLDKRLKKYKSAPGDLLSLEEVRI; this comes from the coding sequence ATGCGTATAAGCAACATTCAAGAAATCACTAAATTAAGCACACCGGAAAAGATTCTGTTGGTTGAGGATCTATGGGATAGTATTGCTTTGGATGAATCTGCAGTGCCTGTTCCTCAAAGCCATATGCAGAAGTTGGACAAAAGGCTCAAAAAATATAAATCTGCTCCGGGCGACCTTTTATCTCTTGAAGAAGTTCGGATATAA
- a CDS encoding DUF2892 domain-containing protein, which produces MGSLDRIIRMVIAAVIALLYINGNLSGLAAIALGILAVIFVVTSIFSFCPLYLLFGLTTRKQ; this is translated from the coding sequence ATGGGTTCACTGGACCGTATCATCCGAATGGTGATTGCCGCTGTAATCGCTCTTTTGTACATCAACGGCAATCTTTCCGGACTGGCGGCTATCGCCCTGGGCATTCTGGCCGTCATCTTCGTCGTCACCAGTATCTTTAGCTTTTGCCCGCTGTATCTGCTGTTTGGGCTTACTACCCGCAAGCAATAA
- the lpdA gene encoding dihydrolipoyl dehydrogenase produces MQEFDIVVIGGGPGGYVGAIRAAQMGAKVALIEKDALGGTCLNRGCIPTKALYYSAKTIATVKKAAEFGVNTGEVAFDIAKAVERKDDVVKKLVGGVGQLLKGNGVTVINGTGSIEAIGKVKVEKKDGTADVITAKNIIIATGSEPAMIPAFNIDRENVITSTEALNLKKLPKSILIIGGGVMGCEFANIFAKFGSSVKVVELLPTILSTEDKQVVKTIAKAFKDAGIEVLTEANVESIVATADGVKTRLKDGKEFLTEKVLVTIGRSFNSTGIGLEKAGVEVEKGRIKINNKMETNVKGIYAIGDVTGQMLLAHIASAGAIVAVENALGKDKWMDYSAVPGGIFTDPEIASVGLREKDAEAKGIKITVGRFPYAASGKALAMGETEGFMQLITEEGTDRVLGATIVGAHATDLIGEVAVVVKGGGKLKHITETIHAHPTLPEIVLEAAEDVHGMAIHKIGRRK; encoded by the coding sequence ATGCAGGAATTTGATATTGTTGTTATAGGCGGTGGGCCTGGCGGATATGTAGGCGCAATACGGGCTGCGCAAATGGGCGCGAAAGTAGCTCTTATTGAAAAGGATGCCCTCGGCGGCACATGCCTCAACAGGGGCTGTATCCCCACAAAGGCGCTTTATTATTCAGCAAAGACAATCGCCACTGTCAAAAAGGCCGCTGAATTTGGTGTAAATACAGGCGAGGTGGCCTTTGATATCGCAAAGGCTGTTGAGAGGAAAGACGATGTTGTAAAAAAACTTGTGGGCGGTGTTGGCCAGCTTCTAAAAGGAAACGGCGTTACAGTAATAAACGGAACCGGCTCTATTGAGGCAATCGGCAAGGTCAAGGTTGAGAAAAAAGACGGCACGGCCGATGTTATAACTGCAAAGAATATCATAATAGCTACAGGTTCCGAGCCGGCAATGATACCGGCATTTAATATTGACAGGGAGAATGTAATTACATCCACAGAGGCATTGAATCTTAAAAAACTTCCAAAGAGCATTTTGATAATCGGCGGCGGTGTGATGGGGTGCGAGTTTGCGAATATATTTGCGAAATTCGGCAGTTCTGTAAAAGTTGTGGAGCTTCTCCCTACTATTCTTTCTACAGAGGATAAACAGGTTGTGAAGACTATCGCAAAGGCATTTAAGGACGCAGGCATTGAGGTATTGACAGAGGCAAACGTTGAAAGTATTGTGGCAACAGCCGATGGCGTTAAGACAAGGCTTAAAGACGGTAAAGAATTTCTTACTGAAAAGGTTCTTGTTACCATCGGGAGGAGTTTCAATTCCACAGGCATAGGGCTTGAAAAGGCCGGTGTAGAGGTTGAAAAGGGGCGCATAAAGATAAATAATAAGATGGAGACTAATGTAAAAGGGATATATGCTATCGGCGATGTTACAGGGCAGATGCTCCTTGCGCATATTGCGAGCGCAGGCGCAATTGTTGCAGTTGAAAATGCGCTTGGCAAGGATAAATGGATGGATTATTCGGCAGTACCAGGAGGCATATTCACAGACCCTGAGATTGCAAGCGTTGGACTCAGAGAAAAAGATGCAGAGGCAAAGGGGATTAAGATAACTGTCGGCAGGTTCCCTTATGCTGCAAGCGGAAAGGCCCTTGCCATGGGCGAGACAGAAGGATTTATGCAGCTCATTACCGAAGAGGGAACAGACAGGGTGCTTGGCGCAACAATCGTGGGCGCGCATGCTACTGATTTAATAGGCGAGGTTGCGGTTGTGGTAAAAGGCGGTGGAAAATTAAAGCATATAACAGAAACCATCCACGCCCATCCGACCTTGCCGGAGATTGTTCTGGAGGCGGCAGAGGATGTGCATGGAATGGCGATACATAAAATAGGAAGGAGAAAATAA
- a CDS encoding aspartate kinase, producing MALIVQKYGGTSVGNVERIRNVAIRVAQTKKKGHKVVVAVSAMSGETNKLVDLANQMKEFPIGREYDMVVSTGEQVTIGLLALALQDLGFGAKSFLGHQVPIITDSAFGKARIEEIETGAILSELKKGNIVVVAGFQGVDKEGNITTLGRGGSDTTAVALAAALKADVCEIYTDVEGVYTTDPNICPDARKLKKVSYDEMLEMASLGAKVLQTRSVEFAKKYNVPMMVKSSFTDAEGTLVTKEDKDMEKVIVSGVTYNKDEAKITIAKVPDRPGIAARLFAPLTKANINVDMIVQNVSHDSHTDLTFTVSKADFKKALQLVEKTAKEMKAGKVLSDTNIAKVSIVGAGMRSHAGVASKMFETMAKEGINIQMISTSEIKISAVIDAKYTELAVRTLHDAFGLSKGDVEDEG from the coding sequence ATGGCTCTCATTGTTCAGAAATATGGCGGAACATCAGTCGGCAATGTGGAGAGGATCAGAAATGTTGCCATAAGGGTTGCGCAGACAAAAAAGAAAGGGCACAAGGTTGTGGTGGCGGTATCTGCCATGTCCGGCGAGACCAACAAATTAGTTGACCTTGCAAATCAGATGAAGGAGTTTCCCATAGGCAGGGAATACGATATGGTTGTGTCAACAGGCGAGCAGGTTACAATCGGGCTTTTGGCGCTGGCGCTTCAGGATTTGGGTTTTGGCGCAAAATCGTTTCTCGGCCATCAGGTGCCGATTATAACAGACAGCGCATTCGGCAAGGCAAGGATTGAGGAGATAGAAACCGGCGCTATATTGTCAGAACTTAAAAAAGGAAATATTGTTGTGGTTGCAGGATTTCAGGGTGTTGATAAGGAAGGGAATATAACAACACTCGGCAGAGGCGGTTCTGATACAACCGCTGTTGCCCTTGCCGCTGCGCTTAAGGCGGATGTGTGTGAGATATACACGGATGTGGAAGGCGTTTACACTACAGACCCGAATATCTGTCCTGATGCGAGGAAGTTGAAAAAGGTCTCTTATGATGAGATGCTTGAGATGGCAAGTCTCGGCGCAAAGGTATTGCAGACAAGGTCTGTTGAATTCGCAAAGAAATATAATGTCCCGATGATGGTAAAGTCGTCTTTTACCGATGCAGAAGGGACGCTTGTTACAAAGGAGGATAAAGATATGGAGAAGGTGATAGTTTCAGGCGTTACTTATAATAAAGACGAGGCAAAGATAACTATTGCAAAGGTGCCGGACAGGCCCGGGATTGCGGCAAGACTCTTTGCCCCGCTTACAAAGGCAAATATAAATGTGGATATGATTGTGCAGAATGTGAGCCACGACAGTCATACGGATTTGACATTCACTGTGTCAAAGGCGGATTTTAAAAAGGCGCTTCAACTGGTGGAAAAAACCGCCAAAGAGATGAAGGCAGGCAAGGTGCTTTCCGATACAAATATTGCAAAGGTCTCTATTGTGGGCGCAGGCATGAGAAGCCATGCAGGGGTTGCTTCAAAGATGTTTGAAACCATGGCAAAGGAAGGCATAAATATACAGATGATTTCAACATCTGAAATAAAAATATCCGCTGTGATTGACGCTAAATATACGGAACTGGCGGTAAGGACTTTGCATGATGCGTTTGGGCTTAGCAAGGGAGATGTGGAGGATGAGGGGTAA
- a CDS encoding nucleotidyltransferase domain-containing protein codes for MTDKVLNRLKHLTDKEKAAVQRFETAVRDMLSHNLILLEVFGSKARGDYKSESDIDVFVLVKKFSPDVMEKIAAISSEISIEQGILISAVVLSESEYNNNRDANTLFVQEIDKDGIILYAA; via the coding sequence ATGACAGATAAAGTTTTAAATAGACTGAAGCATCTGACGGATAAAGAGAAGGCGGCTGTTCAGAGGTTTGAAACCGCAGTCAGGGATATGCTGTCTCATAATCTTATCCTGCTGGAAGTCTTTGGCTCAAAAGCGAGGGGAGATTACAAATCCGAATCGGATATAGATGTATTTGTGTTGGTTAAGAAGTTTAGTCCTGATGTTATGGAAAAGATAGCGGCAATATCATCGGAAATAAGTATAGAGCAAGGGATTTTGATATCCGCTGTGGTTTTGAGCGAAAGCGAGTATAATAACAACCGCGATGCAAATACTCTCTTTGTTCAGGAGATAGACAAGGACGGAATTATCCTCTATGCGGCATAG
- a CDS encoding HEPN domain-containing protein has protein sequence MRHSSGLAKHRLERAKEHFQSAKELLANNHLLDSVSRSYYAVFTAARAVLATEDMDSAKHSGVISLFDKHFVKTGKISSDASKIIHEGKEYREKADYADYPEITKEIAESELVKAERFIKEVESYIEKLFGGDNAGSR, from the coding sequence ATGCGGCATAGCAGCGGATTGGCTAAACATCGTCTTGAAAGGGCAAAAGAGCATTTCCAGTCTGCAAAGGAATTGCTTGCAAATAACCACCTTCTGGATTCAGTCAGCCGTTCCTATTACGCTGTATTTACCGCTGCCCGTGCTGTTCTTGCAACCGAGGATATGGATAGCGCCAAACATTCCGGCGTAATATCTCTTTTTGACAAGCATTTTGTCAAGACCGGCAAGATAAGCAGCGATGCAAGCAAAATTATCCATGAGGGCAAGGAGTATAGGGAAAAGGCGGATTATGCCGACTATCCGGAAATAACCAAAGAAATCGCAGAGAGTGAATTGGTCAAGGCAGAGAGGTTTATAAAAGAGGTAGAAAGTTATATTGAAAAATTGTTTGGTGGCGATAATGCAGGGAGTAGATAA
- the argH gene encoding argininosuccinate lyase: MKKTNISKPWSGRFTEATDKLVEEFNGSISFDRRLYRHDIMGSIVHARMLARVGIIAKKEAGKIIAGLKAVEKEIEAGRFKFTSDLEDIHMAIEKRLMEKIGPVGGKLHTARSRNDQVALDIRLYLRDEIKEIHRSIKNLQKTLADVARKNLDCIMPGYTHLQRAQPLLFSHHLLAYYEMLKRDYERFTDCFKRVNVMPLGAGALAGSPYPLERDFVAKELGFSRPTDNSIDSVSDRDFCIEFCAAASILMMHLSRFSEELILWSSQEFGFIELSDAFSTGSSIMPQKKNPDVPELVRGKTGRVYGNLTALLTVMKGLPLAYNKDIQEDKEALFDTIDTVKDCLRVFSPMLAAMRINKERMLDATKHGFLTATDAADYLVKKGIPFRESHHIVGSIVAYCIKTSQGLEDLSLDEWKGFSKMFDKDIKKVISVEASANSRKTKGGTALETVKKRLKEIEREMK; the protein is encoded by the coding sequence ATGAAAAAGACCAACATATCCAAACCATGGTCAGGTCGTTTTACAGAAGCAACAGATAAACTCGTTGAAGAGTTCAACGGCTCTATCTCTTTTGATAGGCGGCTCTACAGGCATGATATCATGGGCTCTATTGTCCATGCGCGGATGCTGGCAAGGGTTGGGATTATTGCGAAGAAAGAGGCGGGTAAGATTATAGCCGGTTTAAAGGCGGTTGAAAAAGAGATTGAGGCCGGCAGGTTTAAATTCACCTCCGATCTGGAAGATATCCACATGGCAATTGAAAAAAGACTTATGGAAAAGATCGGGCCTGTTGGCGGGAAGCTGCATACAGCAAGGTCTCGGAACGATCAGGTGGCGCTTGATATACGGTTGTATCTAAGGGACGAGATTAAAGAGATTCACCGTTCGATAAAAAATCTGCAAAAAACTCTGGCGGATGTTGCAAGGAAAAATCTTGATTGCATAATGCCGGGCTATACCCATCTCCAAAGGGCGCAGCCGCTCTTATTCAGCCATCATCTCCTTGCGTATTATGAAATGCTCAAGCGGGATTATGAGCGGTTCACCGATTGCTTTAAGCGGGTAAATGTCATGCCCCTCGGCGCAGGCGCGCTGGCAGGAAGTCCGTATCCTCTGGAAAGGGATTTTGTTGCAAAGGAGCTGGGCTTTTCAAGGCCGACGGATAACAGCATTGACAGTGTCAGCGATAGGGACTTCTGCATAGAGTTTTGCGCTGCGGCATCAATCCTGATGATGCACTTAAGCAGATTTAGCGAAGAATTGATTTTATGGTCTTCGCAGGAGTTTGGTTTTATTGAATTGTCGGATGCGTTTTCAACCGGCTCATCCATAATGCCGCAGAAGAAAAATCCTGATGTGCCTGAACTTGTGAGGGGCAAGACAGGCAGGGTTTATGGAAATTTGACGGCCTTGCTTACTGTGATGAAGGGTCTTCCTCTTGCGTATAACAAAGATATACAGGAAGACAAAGAGGCCTTATTTGATACTATAGATACTGTCAAAGACTGCCTCAGAGTATTTTCTCCCATGCTTGCTGCAATGAGGATAAATAAAGAGAGGATGCTTGATGCAACAAAGCACGGGTTTCTTACTGCAACGGATGCGGCGGATTATTTGGTTAAAAAAGGGATTCCGTTCAGGGAGAGCCACCATATCGTCGGTAGTATTGTCGCCTACTGCATCAAGACATCGCAAGGTTTGGAGGATTTGTCTCTTGATGAATGGAAGGGATTTTCCAAGATGTTTGATAAAGATATTAAAAAAGTAATTTCCGTAGAGGCATCGGCCAACAGCAGAAAAACAAAGGGCGGAACAGCGCTGGAGACTGTGAAAAAGAGGCTGAAGGAGATTGAGAGGGAGATGAAATGA
- a CDS encoding addiction module protein, translating into MRSNEIVKEIDKLGLSEKLILVEDIWDGIALHNAELPMPEWQKTELDKRYGEYKNGKLKLHSWEDTHKKIRNKYK; encoded by the coding sequence ATGAGGTCGAATGAAATCGTAAAAGAGATAGATAAGCTGGGCTTGTCGGAGAAACTGATATTGGTTGAAGACATTTGGGACGGCATTGCCCTGCATAATGCGGAGTTGCCGATGCCGGAATGGCAAAAAACAGAATTGGATAAACGATATGGCGAATATAAGAATGGAAAATTAAAACTTCACAGTTGGGAAGATACACATAAGAAAATCAGGAATAAATACAAATGA
- a CDS encoding type II toxin-antitoxin system RelE/ParE family toxin, translated as MILRYTDRSIVDVELAFEWYEKQRRGLGFEFLDCVEVSLNSILSFPEMYAICYSNFKRCVIRRFPFSIFYTIEDCEIVIHSVFDNRQDQKKRP; from the coding sequence ATGATTCTTCGTTATACGGATAGGTCTATCGTTGATGTTGAGTTGGCTTTTGAATGGTATGAAAAACAAAGAAGAGGACTCGGTTTTGAATTTCTTGATTGCGTAGAAGTATCGTTAAACAGCATTCTCTCTTTCCCTGAGATGTATGCAATATGCTATTCCAATTTCAAAAGGTGCGTGATTAGAAGATTCCCTTTCTCAATATTTTACACTATAGAAGATTGTGAAATTGTAATTCATTCTGTTTTTGATAATAGGCAGGACCAGAAAAAGCGGCCATAG
- the lysA gene encoding diaminopimelate decarboxylase: protein MHFFTYKKNKFYAEGVAVEKIAREVGTPCYIYSHKTLIRHYTAFDEAFKTVPHLICYSVKANSNIAVLKTFIKEGSGVDIVSGGELFRALKAGADPKKIVYSGVGKKEDEIEYALKTGILMFNVESPEELRAINKIAGRLKKKAGFAIRVNPNVDPKTHPYISTGLKKNKFGIETEQAIQEYIYARNNLRNLTPVGVDCHIGSQITQLSPFVDALKKTKEIINILRRHGIDIKYLDIGGGLGITYKDEDAPHPSKYGKAVIDETKGLGVTLIFEPGRVMVGNAGILVTKVLYTKQGTEKKFIIVDAAMNDLARPSLYGSYHVIKPIKKNDSAKEIIADVVGPICESGDFFAKDRELPEFKAGDLMAIMSAGAYGFSMSSNYNSRPRVSEVMVKGNKFKIIRQRESYKDLVKGEEI, encoded by the coding sequence ATGCACTTTTTCACCTACAAGAAAAATAAATTTTACGCCGAAGGCGTGGCCGTAGAAAAGATCGCAAGGGAAGTCGGAACGCCGTGCTATATCTACAGCCATAAAACCCTCATAAGGCACTACACGGCCTTTGATGAGGCGTTTAAAACTGTGCCGCATCTTATCTGCTATTCGGTAAAGGCCAATTCAAATATTGCGGTGCTGAAAACATTTATAAAAGAGGGGAGCGGCGTTGATATTGTTTCAGGCGGCGAGCTTTTCAGGGCATTGAAGGCTGGCGCAGATCCAAAAAAGATTGTCTATTCCGGGGTCGGCAAGAAAGAGGATGAGATTGAATATGCGCTTAAAACAGGGATTCTTATGTTCAATGTTGAATCGCCTGAGGAACTGCGGGCAATCAACAAGATTGCAGGCAGGCTGAAAAAAAAGGCGGGTTTTGCCATACGGGTAAATCCTAATGTTGATCCCAAGACGCATCCGTATATTTCAACAGGGCTTAAGAAAAATAAATTTGGCATAGAGACCGAGCAGGCGATTCAGGAATATATTTACGCCAGGAACAATCTGAGAAATCTTACCCCTGTTGGTGTTGACTGCCACATCGGTTCGCAGATTACGCAGCTTTCTCCGTTTGTTGATGCGCTTAAAAAAACAAAGGAGATTATTAACATTCTTCGGAGGCATGGGATTGATATTAAATATCTGGATATAGGCGGCGGCCTTGGAATTACCTACAAAGATGAGGATGCCCCGCATCCGAGTAAGTATGGCAAGGCTGTTATAGATGAGACAAAAGGGCTTGGAGTAACGCTTATATTTGAGCCGGGCAGGGTGATGGTGGGGAACGCTGGCATACTTGTAACAAAGGTTTTATATACAAAACAAGGCACAGAGAAAAAATTTATCATTGTTGACGCTGCTATGAACGACCTTGCAAGGCCGAGCCTCTACGGGTCTTATCATGTCATAAAACCTATAAAGAAGAACGACTCTGCAAAAGAGATTATCGCTGATGTAGTTGGCCCAATCTGTGAATCCGGCGATTTTTTTGCAAAGGACAGGGAACTACCTGAATTCAAAGCAGGCGACCTTATGGCAATAATGAGCGCGGGGGCATATGGTTTCTCCATGTCCAGCAATTACAACTCGAGGCCGAGGGTTAGTGAGGTTATGGTAAAGGGAAATAAATTTAAGATAATCAGGCAGAGAGAATCCTATAAAGACTTAGTAAAAGGAGAGGAGATATAA
- a CDS encoding prenyltransferase produces MLPVGLGAAVAWYETGIFFRGYFLLSLLAAVLYHAGANVLNDYFDYLNGSDNLNQAGLSPFTGGSRMIQNKIMTPRETYILGALFLITGSIIGLYLAYERGIFLLLIGAMGLFSGYYYTAPPIFFAGRGLGELLVGLNFGVLSVAGSYYVQTQDISFTAVFASLPLLFLIAAILYINEFPDYDADKAVGKNHLVVYLGMERARWGFLFIVAGAYISIIAGIISDLLPIATLFVIPAAIFGIKAVKGLFENYKDTVELIPSIKATTLCHLATGLGFIVIFLLS; encoded by the coding sequence ATCCTTCCTGTCGGTCTCGGCGCTGCAGTTGCATGGTATGAAACAGGTATATTTTTTCGGGGCTATTTTTTACTGTCTTTGCTCGCGGCTGTCCTTTATCATGCAGGGGCAAATGTATTAAACGACTACTTTGACTATCTCAACGGCTCTGATAATTTAAACCAGGCAGGCCTCTCCCCATTCACAGGCGGTAGCAGGATGATACAGAATAAAATCATGACGCCCAGAGAGACATACATCCTTGGTGCTTTGTTTCTTATAACAGGCAGTATAATAGGTCTTTACCTTGCTTACGAGAGGGGTATTTTTCTGCTGTTAATAGGCGCTATGGGGCTATTTTCCGGTTATTACTACACTGCGCCGCCCATATTTTTTGCTGGACGTGGACTGGGGGAACTGCTCGTAGGCCTTAATTTCGGTGTTTTATCTGTTGCCGGCTCTTACTATGTCCAGACCCAGGATATTTCTTTTACAGCGGTTTTTGCCTCTCTGCCGCTTTTATTTCTAATAGCTGCTATCCTTTATATAAATGAATTCCCTGACTACGATGCTGATAAAGCAGTCGGAAAAAACCATCTTGTAGTATATCTTGGGATGGAAAGGGCGAGATGGGGATTCCTTTTTATTGTAGCAGGAGCATATATCAGCATCATAGCAGGGATCATATCGGATTTATTACCTATTGCTACTCTCTTTGTAATCCCTGCCGCCATATTCGGCATCAAGGCTGTAAAAGGGCTTTTTGAAAATTATAAAGATACTGTTGAGCTAATACCTTCCATAAAGGCTACTACACTGTGCCATCTTGCAACAGGGCTTGGTTTTATTGTAATATTCCTGCTATCCTGA
- a CDS encoding HypC/HybG/HupF family hydrogenase formation chaperone: MCLAIPMKIVKKNGDTGIVETMGVKKTIFLNLVEAEVGDHVLVHAGVAIGKVNEKDAEETAALLKGLLERDVSYNG, encoded by the coding sequence ATGTGTCTTGCCATCCCAATGAAAATAGTTAAAAAAAACGGTGATACCGGCATTGTGGAAACAATGGGCGTAAAAAAGACCATTTTTCTGAACCTTGTGGAAGCAGAGGTCGGAGACCATGTGCTTGTCCATGCAGGCGTTGCTATTGGCAAGGTGAACGAAAAAGATGCGGAAGAGACAGCGGCGCTGTTAAAAGGGTTGCTGGAAAGAGATGTTTCTTATAATGGGTAA